The Podospora pseudocomata strain CBS 415.72m chromosome 1 map unlocalized CBS415.72m_1, whole genome shotgun sequence genome has a segment encoding these proteins:
- a CDS encoding uncharacterized protein (EggNog:ENOG503P7EB) has product MSTALRKPGREHFPIYPKGFIVLRILQLVVAVIVLGLVAYSIHFLAWDGNAFMLAVAIMTILTSIYHLVAWFGAPEAFNYWAVLALDILLIVMWLASFSVVAAHIAPWMQYYGSYLYLTSTYEQAWWTGLAAASGMVSFMLFR; this is encoded by the exons ATGTCGACCGCCCTCCGCAAACCCGGCCGCGAGCACTTTCCCATTTATCCCAAGGGGTTTATTGTCTTGAGAATCCTCCAGCTGGTGGTCGCGGTGATTGttctggggttggtggcGTATAGTATTCACTTTTTGGCTTGGGATGGGAATGCGTTCATGTTGGCCGTG GCCATCATGACAATCCTCACCTCCATCTACCACCTCGTCGCCTGGTTCGGCGCCCCAGAAGCCTTCAACTACTGGGCCGTCCTCGCACTggacatcctcctcattgTGATGTGGCTGGCTTCCTTCTCAGTCGTGGCGGCGCATATCGCTCCTTGGATGCAGTATTATGGTAGTTACCTCTATCTTACCTCGACATACGAGCAGGCTTGGTGGACTGGGTTGGCGGCTGCTAGTGGGATGG TGTCCTTCATGTTATTTCGTTGA
- a CDS encoding uncharacterized protein (COG:S; EggNog:ENOG503Q4WT): protein MEAKINCDICHRGHHSKDRPFLCVVDARNRLYETRLEYTKALIETDQLEREVNAAISSETGQIPNKAVRLETLKSDTAAAVERTNEIIAQADKLRSEVDAARKAIEDKKKLLAQRRSDLEAVSTGAEARRSRQLEETQRAIHRTRYKWNRSADTMAATRAFLCEEAARLYGLRQVKKGSTKRFEIGGVEIFDLHAMNNLSPEVISTVFAHVAHILVLASHYLAIRLPAEITLPHRDYPRPTIFSVNSSYHHGDVPFPGTAMSGQSGNPRPRPLFIEKALLTLAKDDPNTYSAFLEGVGLLAHDVAWLCASQGVSFGDRESYDDVCNIGHNLWRLLIGDQLHRRSVEPTFPSSLTPPAGSPRDGDNGDVTKPKSTIGRWSHGTAHTSLTSAEGVEFVRNFKIYAPLKLADRLKKRLASEAPMLEWENIEGDEFEDGFEDVRAAGTSDGTSGGTSRGTSGWTRVKHR, encoded by the exons ATGGAAGCCAAAATAAACTGCGACATTTGCCACCGCGGCCACCATAGCAAGGACCGGCCGTTCCTTTGTGTTGTGGATGCGAGGAACCGTCTCTATGAGACCCGTCTCGAGTACACCAAGGCGCTTATTGAGACAGACCAGCTCGAGCGCGAGGTGAATGCCGCCATTTCCAGCGAGACGGGACAGATCCCCAACAAAGCTGTCCGGCTGGAGACGCTCAAGTCGGATACGGCAGCTGCAGTCGAGCGAACGAACGAGATCATCGCGCAGGCCGACAAGTTGAGAAGCGAGGTTGATGCTGCGCGAAAGGCGATCGAGGATAAGAAGAAGCTGCTCGCCCAACGGAGATCTGATCTTGAGGCTGTGTCGACTGGTGCCGAAGCCAGGAGAAGCAGGCAGCTGGAAGAGACGCAACGAGCCATCCACAGAACCAGGTACAAATGGAATCGCAGTGCCGACACGATGGCGGCGACGAGAGCCTTCTTGTGTGAGGAAGCTGCCAGGCTGTATGGGCTGCGCCAGGTCAAGAAGGGCAGCACCAAGCGGTTCGAAATTGGCGGTGTCGAAATCTTTGACCTCCATGCCATGAATA ATTTATCGCCCGAAGTGATATCGACTGTCTTTGCCCATGTGGCACACATTCTCGTGTTGGCCTCGCATTATCTGGCGATCCGGCTGCCGGCGGAAATCACACTCCCTCATCGTGACTACCCTCGCCCGACAATATTCTCGGTGAACTCTTCCTACCACCATGGGGATGTACCATTCCCCGGAACAGCCATGTCAGGACAATCTGGAAATCCACGGCCCCGTCCGCTCTTCATCGAAAAGGCGCTCCTGACACTGGCAAAGGACGATCCAAACACGTACTCTGCGTTCCTTGAGGGCGTTGGTTTGCTGGCGCACGATGTTGCTTGGCTGTGTGCATCGCAAGGAGTCTCTTTCGGAGACAGGGAATCGTACGACGATGTTTGCAACATCGGACACAACCTTTGGCGGTTGCTCATTGGTGATCAACTCCACCGCCGGTCTGTCGAACCAACCTTCCCATCTTCactcacaccaccagccgGGAGTCCAAGGGATGGGGACAATGGCGATGTGACAAAACCGAAGTCAACGATTGGTCGCTGGTCGCATGGGACGGCTCACACCTCGCTGACGAGTGCCGAAGGCGTGGAATTCGTCCGGAACTTCAAGATCTACGCGCCGCTGAAGTTGGCTGATCGTCTGAAGAAGCGACTGGCGAGCGAAGCCCCGATGCTGGAATGGGAAAATATCGAGGGCGACGAGTTCGAAGATGGGTTTGAGGACGTGCGAGCTGCTGGTACAAGCGATGGTACAAGTGGTGGTACAAGTCGGGGAACAAGCGGCTGGACCAGAGTCAAGCATCGGTAG
- a CDS encoding uncharacterized protein (EggNog:ENOG503P808), with amino-acid sequence MASATTPTASPSKPPRHESPAKRAESPLPSPSLHSEQAESDILPHSPLKSVAYKRMADTQSSIPKPPGTTRVAQVKTPEPRILKERSNGNIAERSPSTPGHLAPFDWEEFEARYQEALAKANGEEQELLAEFENLIKERLLFFNVWASSASVHDTERGVKRLQTRERYVKIAEQNLAQKKKHLTEVVRAFQSALALLSQN; translated from the exons ATGGCAAGCGCGACAACTccaaccgcctcaccctcaaaGCCGCCCCGCCACGAATCACCAGCCAAGAGAGCCGAATCGCcccttccatctccttctctacACTCGGAGCAGGCAGAATCAGACATCCTACCTCATAGTCCTCTGAAGTCTGTGGCCTACAAGAGGATGGCAGATACTCAGAGCAGTATCCCCAAGCCGCCAGGCACCACCAGAGTCGCCCAGGTCAAGACACCAGAACCGCGCATTCTCAAGGAGCGTTCCAACGGGAACATTGCTGAAAGATCGCCCAGCACACCTGGACACCTGGCGCCCTTTGACTGGGAAGAATTTGAGGCTCGCTATCAGGAGGCTCTTGCCAAAGCGAACGGGGAGGAGCAAGAGTTGTTGGCTGAGTTTGAGAACCTGATCAAAGAACGTTTACTC TTCTTCAATGTCTGGGCATCATCAGCTTCCGTGCATGATACCGAACGGGGAGTCAAGCGACTTCAAACAAGAGAGCGATATGTGAAGATTGCTGAGCAGAATTTggcgcagaagaagaagcacc TCACCGAGGTGGTGCGCGCATTTCAAAGTGCCCTGGCGCTCCTGAGTCAGAACTAG
- a CDS encoding uncharacterized protein (EggNog:ENOG503P7IU; COG:S) produces MAGTSIQVPTISQADMLAFHEQHFAQFATDHFHSQFLRPSLDDQELILSHEQEEEYYYEEEEDDGLGYYPDGVKRTLTDEQIAIFRHSELEALRRGRQPPKPQGATATLAADLSEGEISSPAPVVTAKKNKKRKRNNKNKNVGEPLMDLRKRTWDVVDKGLASLDYGEEETQQPAQASTAQRRQISYDD; encoded by the exons ATGGCGGGCACGTCAATCCAGGTCCCGACAATCAGTCAG GCTGATATGCTTGCCTTCCACGAACAACATTTCGCTCAATTCGCGACAGATCACTTCCACTCCCAATTCCTCCGACCTTCCCTCGATGACCAGGAACTCATCCTATCCcatgaacaagaagaagaatacTATtacgaggaagaagaggacgatggaCTCGGCTACTATCCCGACGGCGTCAAGCGCACCCTGACCGACGAGCAAATTGCCATCTTCAGGCACTCGGAGCTTGAGGCTCTGCGTCGCGGCAGACAGCCTCCCAAGCCGCAAGGGGCCACCGCCACACTGGCCGCAGACCTCTCCGAAGGCGAGATATCATCGCCGGCGCCAGTCGTCACCgcaaaaaagaacaagaagcggaagcgcaacaacaagaacaagaatgTCGGAGAGCCGCTGATGGATCTGCGCAAGCGAACATGGGACGTGGTAGACAAGGGCCTTGCCAGCCTCGACtacggtgaagaagaaacccagcagccagcacaagccagcacagcacagcgtCGTCAGATCTCATACGACGATTGA
- the RPS11B gene encoding 40S ribosomal protein S11-B (BUSCO:EOG092653NM; EggNog:ENOG503NVGD; COG:J) — translation MATELTVQSERAFQKQPHIFLNSKTKVKTTRPGKGGRRWYKDVGLGFRTPTAAIEGQYIDKKCPFTGQVSIRGRILTGTVVSTKMHRTIIIRREYLHYIPKYSRYEKRHKNLAAHVSPAFRVEEGDQVTVGQCRPLSKTVRFNVLRVLPRTGKTVKSFQKF, via the exons ATGGCTACCGAGCTTACCGTCCAGAGCGAGCGTGCTTTTCAGAAGCAGCCGCATA tcttcctcaactccaaGACCAAGGTCAAGACCACCAGACCTGGCAAGGGCGGCCGCAGATGGTACAAGGACGTTGGTCTGGGTTTCCGCACCCCCACTGCTGCCATTGAGGGCCAGTACATCG ACAAGAAGTGCCCCTTCACCGGCCAGGTTTCCATCCGTGGCCGTATCTTGACCGGCACCGTCGTCTCCACCAAGATGCAccgcaccatcatcatccgtcGCGAGTACCTCCACTACATCCCCAAGTACTCCCGTTACGAGAAGCGCCACAAGAACCTCGCCGCCCACGTCTCTCCCGCTTTCCGTGTCGAGGAGGGCGACCAGGTCACCGTTGGCCAGTGCAGACCTCTCTCCAAGACT GTTCGGTTCAACGTTCTCCGCGTCCTTCCCCGCACCGGCAAGACCGTCAAGTCTTTCCAGAAGTTCTAA
- a CDS encoding uncharacterized protein (EggNog:ENOG503NV10; COG:S), which translates to MSDPSHNVHQDLLPHVHLISTFRYPLISRVELNDVTKWLMQAPSIARDKAPFYWTYLDCPADSTIFLMWQPTARRGNEFSSDGYYWASPEVMLSNPLNNGLVLEIYFQKCGWRAGEQITMHSRRRFRLAHARDAQVANPPQIDPNLWIVHYGPSENQDRYPTGSFGVPPQIQSIMNNRQHLFQLGQIVRKEFMLSDRVNWPQIPFPQRGQSIYVPPMQQQPMNTRTAYLGGPGGPGQPPSKRRGQQAQPGHPMGAGYPSADGALDDDEDVHRGDMFDHLSPREMSMHRYQQNHEWMEEILSSPYRIGQLEVSDLGLGKKGALASLTEGIFEAQSGDVLEQLPKKPYTGRLEPGLADKMRERAQAKIAEVQAEIQKLKAQHEKRMGEFKQNTAIRDAEAELRAATQGVGSEPWRLEGRVEGGEEEESYNKKPSRSIEEITADVEKLLGTKAITVPEVSRVQDGGYQQLAPEPEIIAPPQGLVPQAVGLSRDPSHNGSQASGVLIGDSDIDMGGTAAGLLDQMHSGFSSTSTPMNSFPTPQPGGLSGTGSDVGTPANNNNVGHPSPHPNTVTSQPAGGDTKMEDAGKLQQPQLPTTTTTAPDQGTGSGEWVVVPPGGGAPSTTTTGGGIIPPSKPPSAAPTPGMGVVGGSGFGASPDGNDFSSMGDLDTAGDALASYESGSVGVGGGEEGDDLVMDDDIGGGAFGEAFQEG; encoded by the exons ATGTCCGACCCAAGTCACAATGTCCACCAGGACTTG CTGCCGCATGTCCACCTGATTTCGACATTCCGCTATCCTTTGATATCCAGGGTCGAACTGAACGATGTGACAAAATGGTTGATGCAGGCTCCCAGCATCGCCCGGGATAAGGCGCCCTTCTACTGGACCTACCTCGATTGCCCCGCGGACAGCACCATCTTTCTCATGTGGCAACCGACTGCCCGCCGTGGAAACGAGTTCTCGAGCGACGGATACTACTGGGCCTCTCCTGAGGTTATGctcagcaaccccctcaacaatGGTTTG GTTCTTGAGATTTACTTCCAAAAGTGCGGCTGGCGCGCCGGCGAGCAGATCACCATGCACTCTCGAAGACGGTTTCGCCTCGCTCACGCCCGTGATGCCCAGGTCGCGAATCCCCCCCAGATCGACCCGAATCTTTGGATTGTTCACTACGGCCCGAGCGAGAATCAAGACAGATACCCCACCGGTTCTTTTGGCGTGCCGCCTCAAATACAGTCGATCATGAATAACCGTCAACACCTTTTTCAGCTGGGGCAGATTGTTCGCAAGGAGTTTATGCTGTCTGATCGCGTCAACTGGCCGCAGATTCCCTTCCCTCAGCGCGGACAGTCGATTTATGTGCCGCCAatgcaacagcagccaatGAACACTCGGACGGCATATCTTGGTGGACCGGGCGGACCTGGCCAGCCCCCGTCTAAGAGACGGGGGCAACAGGCCCAGCCGGGACACCCGATGGGTGCTGGGTATCCGAGTGCTGATGGGGCgctggatgatgacgaggatgttCATCGGGGTGATATGTTTGATCACTTGAGTCCTCGGGAGATGAGCATGCATCGGTACCAGCAGAATCATGagtggatggaggagattTTGTCGTCGCCGTATCGGATTGGGCAGCTGGAGGTTTCTGAtcttgggcttgggaagAAGGGCGCGCTCGCTTCGCTTACGGAGGGGATTTTTGAGGCGCAGAGTGGGGATGTTTTGGAGCAGTTGCCTAAGAAGCCTTATACGGGGCGTCTTGAGCCGGGGTTGGCTGACAAGATGCGGGAGAGAGCTCAGGCTAAGATTGCGGAGGTTCAGGCCGAGATTCAGAAATTGAAGGCGCAGCATGAGAAGAGGATGGGAGAGTTTAAGCAGAATACTGCGATTAGGGATGCTGAGGCTGAGCTGAGGGCTGCTACGCAGGGGGTGGGGAGTGAGCCCTGGCGGCTTGAGGGGAGagtggagggtggggaggaggaggagagctaCAACAAGAAACCATCCCGGTCGATCGAGGAGATTACggctgatgttgagaagctgCTCGGCACCAAGGCGATCACCGTCCCTGAAGTCAGCAGGGTTCAGGATGGTGGTTATCAGCAGCTTGCTCCTGAGCCGGAGATTATCGCGCCACCGCAGGGGCTTGTCCCCCAGGCGGTTGGGCTTTCTCGCGACCCGTCACACAATGGCTCTCAGGCTAGCGGGGTTTTGATTGGGGATAGTGATATCGACATGGGCGGCACGGCGGCTGGTTTGCTGGATCAGATGCACTCTGGGTTTTCGAGCACGTCTACTCCTATGAACAGTTTTCCTACTCCCCAACCGGGGGGGTTGTCGGGTACGGGGTCTGATGTTGGCACACCTGCCAACAATAACAATGTTGGCCACCCATCTCCCCACCCTAACACTGTTACTTCACAGCCTGCCGGGGGGGATACAAAGATGGAGGATGCTGGTAAActgcaacaaccacaactccCGACGACCACGACCACGGCACCGGATCAGGGGACGGGAAGTGGGGAGTGGGTTGTTGTTCCTCCTGGGGGAGGTGCTCCTTCTACCACGAcgacgggaggggggatcATCCCGCCTAGCAAACCGCCTTCTGCTGCGCCGACGCCGGGGATGGGTGTGGTAGGAGGATCGGGGTTTGGGGCCAGTCCGGACGGGAACGACTTTAGTTCGATGGGAGATTTGGACACGGCGGGGGATGCGCTGGCTAGTTATGAGAGTGGGAGcgtgggggttggagggggggaggagggagatgatttggtgatggatgatgacattgggggaggggctttTGGGGAGGCGTTTCAGGAGGGGTGA
- the GND1 gene encoding phosphogluconate dehydrogenase (decarboxylating) gnd1 (EggNog:ENOG503NVGP; BUSCO:EOG09261W3X; COG:G), with amino-acid sequence MSGAVKSGRICAVLESSACEREEVWPHSSQCRCNAPVVFYYNSFAGDGVLCLSTPTESPLLSARLANINVGGVVNAAGSLLNLQSQSNANSDDGGSADLGLIGLAVISGGSPEQPPGADVLTVREKRGQNLILNMADHGFTVCAFNRTVSKVDRFLANEAKGKSIVGAHSTEEFVKKLKSPRRIMLLVQAGKAVDDWIETLLPLLEAGDIIIDGGNSHFPDSNRRTKYLASKGLRFVGAGVSGGEEGARYGPSIMPGGDESAWPFIKDIFQSIAAKSGGEACCEWVGDEGAGHYVKMVHNGIEYGDMQLICEAYDIMKRGLGMSSKEIGDTFTKWNNGVLDSFLIEITKDIMYFNDEDGKPLVEKILDKAGQKGTGKWTAVNALDLGMPVTLIAESVLARCLSGIKEERVKASTKLEFVGRATTFEGNKEQFLEDLEQALYASKIISYAQGFMLMQEAAKEYGWKLNKPSIALMWRGGCIIRSVFLKDITAAYRNNPDLENLLFDDFFNKAIHKAQPGWRDVVSKASLLGLPIPSFSTALSWFDGYRTKDLPANLLQAQRDYFGAHTFRIKPEAATAKYPEGQDIHVNWTGRGGNVSASTYQA; translated from the exons ATGTCTGGCGCTGT GAAGTCGGGGCGTATTTGCGCTGTGCTCGAGTCATCGGCGTGCGAGAGAGAGGAGGTATGGCCTCACTCCAGCCAATGCCGGTGCAATGCGCCTGTCGTTTTCTACTACAACAGCTTTGCCGGTGACGGAGTGCTTTGCCTATCTACACCTACTGagtcccccctcctcagcgCCCGCCTGGCGAATATCAACGTCGGCGGCGTTGTGAACGCTGCTGGCTCCCTCCTTAACCTCCAATCCCAAAGCAATGCTAacagtgatgatggtggaagTGCTGATCTCGGCCTCATCGGCCTGGCCGTCAT CTCCGGCGGTTCCCCAGAGCAGCCCCCGGGGGCAGATGTGCTGACTGTGCGTGAAAAAAGGGGCCAGAACTTGATTCTGAACATGGCCGACCATGGCTTCACCGTTTGCGCTTTCAACCGTACCGTTTCCAAGGTCGACCGCttccttgccaacgaggccaagggcaagagCATTGTCGGCGCTCACTCTACCGAGGAGTTCGTTAAGAAGCTCAAGAGCCCCCGCCGCATCATGCTTCTCGTCCAGGCCGGCAAGGCTGTCGATGACTGGATCGAgaccctccttccccttctcgaGGCTGgtgacatcatcatcgatgGCGGTAACTCACATTTCCCCGACTCCAACCGGAGAACAAAGTACCTTGCCTCCAAGGGTCTCCGCTTCGTCGGTGCCGGTGTCtccggtggtgaggagggtgcccGCTACGGCCCCTCCATCATgcccggtggtgatgagtcAGCCTGGCCCTTCATCAAGGACATCTTCCAGAGCATTGCTGCCAagagcggtggtgaggcttgCTGTGAGTGGGTTGGTGACGAGGGTGCTGGTCACTACGTCAAGATGGTGCACAACGGTATCGAGTACGGTGACATGCAGTTGATCTGTGAG GCGTACGATATCATGAAGCGCGGTCTCGGCATGTCCAGCAAGGAGATTGGTGACACCTTCACCAAGTGGAACAACGGTGTCCTCGACTCTTTCCTGATCGAGATCACCAAGGACATCATGTACTTcaacgatgaggatggcaagcCTCTCGTCGAGAAGATCCTCGACAAGGCCGGCCAGAAGGGTACCGGCAAGTGGACTGCCGTGAACGCCCTGGACTTGGGCATGCCCGTCACCCTCATTGCCGAGTCTGTGCTCGCTCGCTGCCTGTCTGGCATCAAGGAGGAGCGTGTCAAGGCTTCCACCAAGCTCGAGTTTGTTGGCCGTGCCACCACCTTCGAGGGTAACAAGGAGCAGTTCCTCGAGGACCTCGAGCAGGCCCTCTATGCCTCCAAGATCATCTCCTACGCCCAAGGCTTCATGCTCATGCaggaggcggccaaggaGTACGGCTGGAAGCTCAACAAGCCCTCCATTGCCCTCATGTGGCGTGGTGGTTGTATTATCCGCTCCGTCTtcctcaaggacatcaccgccgcctATCGCAACAACCCCGACCTTGAGAACCTCCTCTTTGACGACTTCTTCAACAAGGCCATCCACAAGGCTCAGCCCGGCTGGAGAGACGTCGTCTCCAAGGCCTCGCTCCTTggtctccccatcccctcttTCTCCACTGCCCTGTCGTGGTTTGATGGCTACAGAACCAAAGACCTgcccgccaacctcctccaggCTCAGCGTGATTACTTCGGTGCCCACACCTTCAGAATCAAGCCCGAGGCTGCCACGGCCAAGTACCCCGAGGGGCAAGATATCCACGTCAACTGGACCGGCAGAGGAGGCAACGTCTCTGCTTCTACTTACCAAGCATAA
- a CDS encoding uncharacterized protein (EggNog:ENOG503NW6J; COG:K; BUSCO:EOG09263U08) codes for MEQPPPPPVPGRLTLKTTSSALGATSPPPGLAGSSAMSPGAQTPSGAPKIKLVRKSLPPTPAEPNPPSGYFPAASSTAEEVAVAPPAPKITTTKAGRRPKPTLKKRAHQSDDDEDIPLANGSGPLAKKTKITLKPTTPGGTISTKPTLKLKPVGKIPHRPLGEGYDSEAEDREIDPVIEEQFVMRFMDNEDCDYIRQCITEKKIGNGAEVNFKFLDDEGRRAVWIVRGKYYAAILLDLPTITEGMKTWDKKAMVKSADICQMMLVFAEVRNEEEAKTAPLPKAVEHGHRWPHGITPPMHDARNRRFRKRLSKLEIQNKEAEVERLLAADREAVSTRTEVLDSRIVEESESEDYEEDAEGEEDDEQLDKVEEELDEAALMDAFMNAPETPMEGLDQPTPAVAPDAVTPLTANTGTPVAQTEEEEVVEEEESEEDEEESEEDGDDDDDDGDEDDHDDKASVRAEIANLKKQLKQYEENLAKSVGAIIRKRIEASIRSVKSEIDLKMSSIGEVEDY; via the coding sequence ATggaacaaccacctcccccacccgtTCCCGGGCGACTCACCCTGAAAACCACAAGCTCAGCCCTTGGCGCGACAAGTCCTCCACCTGGTCTCGCCGGATCCAGCGCAATGTCTCCCGGTGCTCAAACGCCATCAGGCGCGCCAAAGATCAAATTGGTGCGAAAATCGcttccacccacccccgccgagCCGAATCCTCCCTCTGGCTATTTCCCAGCAGCGAGTTCGACAGCAGAGGAGGTCGCCGTCGCTCCGCCCGCCCCAAAAATCACAACTACCAAGGCTGGGAGAAGACCAAAGCCCACACTCAAGAAGAGGGCTCATCAGagtgatgacgatgaggacatACCATTAGCCAATGGATCCGGACCACTAgccaagaagacgaagattACGCTCAAACCAACAACTCCCGGCGGCACCATTTCAACTAAACCAACGCTCAAATTGAAGCCAGTTGGCAAGATtcctcaccggcctctcGGCGAAGGCTACGACTCGGAGGCGGAAGATCGCGAGATTGATCCGGTTATCGAGGAACAATTTGTCATGCGCTTTATGGACAACGAAGACTGCGATTATATACGACAGTGcatcacagaaaagaaaatcgGCAATGGTGCCGAAGTCAACTTTAAGTTTCTGGACGACGAAGGTCGACGTGCTGTGTGGATTGTTCGCGGGAAGTACTATGCGGCGATTCTCCTCGATCTCCCTACCATCACTGAGGGTATGAAGACGTGGGATAAAAAGGCCATGGTCAAGTCCGCGGATATTTGTCAGATGATGTTGGTCTTTGCTGAAGTCAggaacgaggaggaggccaagactGCGCCGCTGCCAAAGGCTGTTGAGCACGGTCATCGCTGGCCACACGGTATAACGCCCCCAATGCACGATGCCAGAAATCGTCGTTTCCGCAAGCGATTGTCGAAGCTCGAGATCCAGaacaaggaggccgaggtggaaAGGTTATTGGCGGCTGATCGGGAGGCTGTCAGCACCAGGACGGAGGTTCTAGACAGTAGAATTGTCGAGGAGTCGGAGTCTGAAGATTatgaggaggatgctgagggtgaagaggatgatgagcaaCTCGAtaaggtcgaggaggagcttgacgagGCTGCGCTGATGGATGCTTTCATGAATGCGCCAGAGACGCCGATGGAGGGTCTTGATCAGCCTACGCCGGCTGTTGCTCCTGATGCTGTTACGCCACTTACCGCTAATACTGGTACTCCTGTTGCCCagactgaggaggaggaagttgtggaggaggaagagtcagaagaagatgaagaggagtcagaagaggatggggatgatgatgatgacgatggagatgaagacgacCATGACGACAAGGCCAGTGTGCGAGCGGAGATTGCTAATCTCAAGAAACAGCTCAAGCAATACGAGGAGAACCTTGCCAAGTCGGTCGGTGCGATTATTCGGAAGCGTATTGAGGCTTCGATCAGGAGTGTCAAGTCGGAGATTGACCTCAAGATGTCTTCTAtcggtgaggttgaggattATTGA